The Hyalangium minutum genomic sequence CCAAGGACTTCCCTCACGCGCTTGGGCATGGCTCTTGTCCATCTGCGTCTGAGTCTGCCCCGGTTTTCGTACCGGGGCAGGACTGGTGGCCGCGCACGGCTCCAGTTCTTGGCCGACCGTGCCGGACTCACGGCCAGTAACGGACGGGGAAAGCGCTCGACTCTCGCGGCAGGATCACCTCCCCTGGCTTGGATTCAAACGTCTTGAAGAGCCCTGTATGCGGGTCAGCCAGCACGAAGCAGACGGGGAACCGGACACCATCCGGCAGAAGGACCTCGGTGTAGCGGCCCATGACCGCCGGCTCCCCCTCCTTCGTGAGCCCCTCCGTCCAGAGTTGCCCGTAGAGGAGAGTCCCCTCGGGCAAGGGGTTTGAGTCAAAGACTCCCTTCACCACCTTGCTGACGATGGGCCCCGGCCGGTAGACGCCCTGTTGTGACGCCCACCCGGGCTGGTTGATGTCGATGACCACCGCCACGGAGTGCGCCCCGCTGAAGAGTCTCCTCTCATCCATGCTCCGGAGCGCCTCTTGGGGGCAGGCCTCCGACATCGGCCGCACCTGGGGGGCCGCGCATCCCACGCTGAAGGTGGTGCACAGCCAGGCGATGGTGGCCCTCACGGGCCGGGAGTTGCGAACGGTGGACACGAACGGGTTTCCTTTCTCGGAGACAGCGGGAGAAGCAGGGACCGGCGTGCGCCACACCTGCCAGGCCACGAAGAGCACCAGGCCCAACAGCAACGCCCCCGCTCCCCCGCCGATTCTCCTCCATCTCCGCTTGCGGCGGGCGGCCTCCTCATCGGCGAGCTGCAGCTGGCCATGGATCTCTCGGGTGAGGAAGGACAGCTGCTCCACAGCCTGCTCCCGAGACAACTCCTCCGGTGGCTCCTTCTGGGCCTCCTGGGCCCTGCGCTCGGCCTCCCGCTTCTGGAGGCGGCGCTCCTCCAGTTCCTCCAGAGTCGCCGGGGCGGGGCCCTCGGGGGGAAGCTCCACAGGCACCTTCCAGGCCGGCGTGGAGCGCTCCTTGGCCGCCTCCCAGAGGGCCTGGAGCAGGGCCTCGGCGCTCGGGTAGCGATCCTCCGGCCGCTTCTCGAGCAGCTTCAGCGTGATGCGGCTCAGCGACTCGGGCACCTCGGGGTTGATGTGATGAGGCGCGCGCGGCACCACGGTCTCGATGGCCACCAGCAGCTCGTCTTTCGTCAACCGGGGATTGAAGGGCCAGCCGTCTGTGAGGGCCTCGTACATGAAGACCCCTACCTGGTAGAGGTCTCCCGTGGCGTCCGCGTTGAACCGGGCGCCCTCCCTCCACGCACCCTGGCGAATGAAGGCAATGCACTCGGGCGGCAGCGCATGGGGCGTGCCCGGCGCCAGCCCCACGGTGAGCGTGGAGCCCCCCGGCAGCCAGGCGCTGCCCAGGTCCACCAGCACCGGCTTGTTGTCCTCCGGGTTGATGATGACGTGCTCGCTCTTGAAGTCCCGGATGAGGACGCCGCGCCTGTGCAGCCGGGCCACCGCGCGCACCACTTCGATGAACACGTCCACGAGCTGGGCGGCGGTGGGACGGACCTGCGCGCGCCACGCATGGAAGGGCCCTCCCGGCACGAAGTCCGTGACGAAGTAGAAGTAGTCCTTGGTGGAGTGCGGCCACCGGCCGACCTCGCGCAGGTGAGGCAGCCCTGGATGGCTC encodes the following:
- a CDS encoding serine/threonine protein kinase, encoding MTTETFHPDHLKPGDMVGTWRIVESLGSGTFGHAFKAERDGAFFTLKMAVRPAPELPQETSEKTLEERQVDGRMYHEAAILMANTSHPGLPHLREVGRWPHSTKDYFYFVTDFVPGGPFHAWRAQVRPTAAQLVDVFIEVVRAVARLHRRGVLIRDFKSEHVIINPEDNKPVLVDLGSAWLPGGSTLTVGLAPGTPHALPPECIAFIRQGAWREGARFNADATGDLYQVGVFMYEALTDGWPFNPRLTKDELLVAIETVVPRAPHHINPEVPESLSRITLKLLEKRPEDRYPSAEALLQALWEAAKERSTPAWKVPVELPPEGPAPATLEELEERRLQKREAERRAQEAQKEPPEELSREQAVEQLSFLTREIHGQLQLADEEAARRKRRWRRIGGGAGALLLGLVLFVAWQVWRTPVPASPAVSEKGNPFVSTVRNSRPVRATIAWLCTTFSVGCAAPQVRPMSEACPQEALRSMDERRLFSGAHSVAVVIDINQPGWASQQGVYRPGPIVSKVVKGVFDSNPLPEGTLLYGQLWTEGLTKEGEPAVMGRYTEVLLPDGVRFPVCFVLADPHTGLFKTFESKPGEVILPRESSAFPVRYWP